One window of Cryptococcus neoformans var. grubii H99 chromosome 11, complete sequence genomic DNA carries:
- a CDS encoding glycerol-3-phosphate O-acyltransferase/dihydroxyacetone phosphate acyltransferase: MAAGLAYDLVLIFWRIIINIFFREIRPRGAFNIPREGPVLFICGPHANQFLDPLLLFSEARKEAGRRVSVLIAAKSMGRKFIGAVARVMDSIPVVRAADYAAAGKGRIILSESDPLIVTGIDTSFITQVKPRSQLMLPKSAGYASAPVAEVLSDTEIRLKSEFVVPSKDGSANVKASHRVRNESESKEGLQFKVLPHVEQEDTYGACFQRLYEGGCIGVFPEGGSHDRTDFLPLKAGFSIMALGAIAAHPGLDVKLVPVGLSYFHAHKFRSRAVIEFGSPISVDPELVELYKQGGAKKREACGKLLEQVHDGLRAVTLRAPDWETMQVIQAARRLYRVPGQHLTLGQVVELSKRMMEGYLTYKDEPKIIDLRQKVIAYNRLLRDMGIADHQVERASSRSIKSLLLLVYRVGLLLWWSILALPGALLHAPVFILAKVISIQKAKEALAASTVKIQGRDVLATWKVLVSLAVTPLLYIFYSVLATFLTYKYDLAPEWRHWTPVVIFCWLPAWAMASLKFGEAGVDVAKSLRPLFLSVWPYNQREVNRLREMREGLTNEISEVIDEFGPQLYDNFQKGRILPSASVPQTGRNPGLLSRKSQTADSSVLSHPMLWLDERIFGWNRSASVGQSVWSSSAANKQQESEAAPASPYDSEGEEEEADVDYDDVLAIIDTRRSGGGGIGLASPKGKKRRYTGQARSEASAASPKSDPEGVPLPRADDNGVTKLHKRPGAAKDGISESKGEGGLGLDTGREKGQ, from the exons ATGGCTGCTGGATTGGCTT ACGATTTGGTCCTCATCTTTTGGCGAATTATCATCAATATCTTCTTTAGAGAAATCCG CCCCCGTGGTGCTTTCAATATTCCTCGCGAAGGCCctgtcctcttcatctgcgGTCCCCATGCAAACCAGTTCCTcgatcctcttcttcttttctcagaggcaaggaaagaagcCGGAAGGCGCGTTTCCGTGCTGATTGCCGCCAAG AGCATGGGCCGCAAGTTTATCGGCGCTGTCGCTCGTGTTATGGATTCCA TTCCTGTGGTGAGAGCGGCAGATTATGCCGCCGCTGGCAAAGGCCGTATCATTCTTTCAGAATCCGATCCCCTGATCGTCACCGGTATTGACACTTCTTTCATTACGCAAGTCAAGCCTCGTTCTCAGCTTATGCTTCCGAAATCGGCTGGATACGCATCTGCCCCTGTGGCAGAAGTCCTTTCCGACACGGAAATTCGTCTCAAAAGTGAATTTGTCGTTCCAAGCAAGGACGGCAGTGCCAACGTCAAGGCCTCTCACCGGGTTAGGAACGAAAGCGAGTCGAAGGAAGGTCTACAATTCAAGGTATTGCCTCATGTAGAACAGGAGGACACGTACGGCGCATGCTTCCAACGTCTCTATGAGGGTGGCTGTATTGGTGTCTTCCCCGAAGGTGGTTCCCATGATCGTACAGATTTTCTGCCCCTCAAAGCTGGATTCTCCATTATGGCCCTTGGAGCTATTGCAGCCCACCCTGGATTGGATGTTAAGCTGGTTCCAGTTGGTCTTTCCTACTTTCATGCACACAAATTCAGGTCGAGAGCCGTCATCGAATTTGGCTCGCCGATCTCTGTTGACCCTGAACTGGTGGAATTGTACAAGCAAGGCggagcgaagaagagggaagcaTGTGGTAAACTCCTGGAGCAAGTTCATGATGGGTTGAGAGCTGTCACCCTCAGAGCCCCTGACTGGGAGACTATGCAG GTTATTCAGGCCGCTCGAAGACTTTATCGTGTTCCCGGTCAACATCTTACCCTCGGCCAGGTCGTCGAGCTCTCCAAACGTATGATGGAAGGTTATCTAACCTACAAGGATGAGCCAAAAATCATTGATCTTCGTCAAAAAGTCATCGCTTATAACCGCCTTTTGCGCGATATGGGAATTGCCGACCATCAGGTTGAAAGAGCTTCCAGCAGAAGTATCAAGAGTTTATTGCTTTTGGTGTATAGGGTTGGACTTCTCTTGTGGTGGTCCATTTTGGCTTTACCAGGAGCTCTGTTACACGCACCTGTGTTCATATTAGCCAAGGTTATCAGCATTCAGAAAGCCAAAG AGGCACTTGCTGCGTCTACCGTCAAAATACAAGGTCGAGATGTTCTCGCCACATGGAAGGTCCTGGTTTCTCTTGCTGTCACGCCATTGCTTTACATTTTCTACTCTGTTCTGGCTACTTTCTTAACTTACAAATATGACCTTGCCCCAGAATGGCGCCACTGGACACCTGTAGTAATCTTTTGTTGGTTACCTGCATGGGCCATGGCAAGCTTGAAGTTTGGTGAAGCAGGTGTAGATGTTGCCAA ATCTTTGAGACCATTGTTCCTTTCTGTTTGGCCCTATAATCAGCGTGAAGTCAATCGTCTCCGAGAAATGCGCGAAGGTTTGACAAACGAGATCAGTGAGGTTATCG ATGAGTTCGGTCCACAACTATACGACAATTTCCAAAAAGGCcgcattcttccttccgcTTCTGTTCCTCAGACTGGCCGCAACCCGGGTCTTTTGTCTCGCAAATCTCAAACTGCCGACTCTTCAGTCCTTTCTCATCCAATGTTATGGCTCGACGAACGTATATTTGGTTGGAATCGTTCCGCGTCTGTTGGTCAAAGTGTCTGGTCGTCTTCGGCTGCCAACAAACAACAGGAAAGCGAAGCGGCCCCTGCTAGTCCATACGATTCcgagggcgaggaagaggaggcggaCGTCGACTATGATGATGTTTTAGCCATTATCGATACGCGGCGATccggtggtggtggaatAGGTTTAGCTAGCCcaaaggggaagaaaaggagatatACGGGCCAAGCTAGAAGCGAAGCGTCGGCCGCGTCTCCGAAATCTGATCCTGAAGGTGTCCCATTGCCTCGCGCGGATGACAATGGAGTTACCAAGCTACATAAGAGGCCGGGGGCCGCCAAGGATGGAATATCGGAATcgaaaggggaaggaggtcTAGGTTTAGATACTGGTCGGGAGAAGGGCCAATAA
- a CDS encoding sulfonate dioxygenase — MPIAVNDNANKDTLGRPFSLAKSTRERLVQAGIDLSKGYPEYPIRPKTIELASGIRKEEWEHKDPGVRADKEKKALFSAAKEVIHLSPHLGTEIVGLQLNQLSDQQKDELALLIAERTVVFFRDQDLSPQTQLELGQYFGAPEIHPSAARVPGLPGVSIITDEVLRSIGRFADYKNPFATQKWHTDLTHEPQPPGVTHLHLDHLPGVGGDTLWSSGYAAYDKLSPAFQKVIDGLEGLYRSAHSYPNPVTGELEPIINAHPIVRVHPATGWKALFVNSRYTIGIKGFEQSEAQAILQKLFQVYEQNPDTQVRFRWTPRSSALWDNRISIHSAVYDYLDEGSAEPRHGTRVSSLAEKPIPVSEGVGKSRREDLGLNTGVVHELPIDTHAY; from the exons ATGCCTATCGCCGTCAACGACAACGCAAACAAAGACACCCTAGGCAGACCTTTCTCTCTTGCCAAGAGTACTCGAG AGCGCTTGGTTCAAGCCGGCATTGACCTGTCAAAGGGTTACCCAGAGTACCCAATCAGGCCTAAGACTATCGAACTTGCTAGCGGCATTCGCAAAGAA GAATGGGAGCACAAGGACCCGGGAGTCAGGGCtgacaaggaaaagaaagcaTTGTTCAGCGCCGCCAAGGAAGTTATTCACTTGTCTCCTCACCTTGGTACCGA GATAGTTGGTCTTCAACTTAACCAGCTTAGTGACCAGCAGAAGGATGAGCTTGCTCTCCTGATCGCTGAGCGCACTGTGGTATTTTTCCGAGACCA agACCTCTCTCCTCAGACCCAACTCGAGCTCGGCCAATACTTTGGTGCTCCCGAGATTCATCCTTCAGCCGCCCGAGTTCCTGGGCTTCCTGGAGTCTCAATCATCACAGACGAAGTCCTCAGGTCCATCGGTCGTTTTGCCGACTACAAAAACCCTTTTGCCACCCAAAAGTGGCACACCGA TTTGACTCACGAACCTCAACCCCCTGGAGTcactcatcttcaccttgaCCACCTTCCCGGAGTTGGCGGTGACACTCTCTGGTCTTCGGGCTATGCTGCTTATGATAAGCTTTCTCCTGCTTTCCAGAAAGTCATCGATGGTCTTGAGGGCTTGTATCGATCTGCTCACAGCTATCCCAATCCGGTGACTGGCGAGCTTGAGCCCATCATCAACGCCCACCCTATCGTTCGAGTCCACCCAGCGACTGGATGGAAGGCTCTTTTCGTCAACTCTCGATACACCATTGGTATTAAGGGCTTTGAACAGTCTGAAGCCCAAGCTATTTTGCAGAAG CTTTTCCAAGTGTACGAGCAAAACCCTGATACCCAGGTTAGATTCCGATGGACTCCTAGATCCAGTGCTTTGTGGGA TAACCGAATTT CCATCCACTCTGCTGTTTATGACTATCTCGACGAGGGATCCGCCGAGCCCCGACACGGGACACGAGTCTCAAGTTTGGCTGAGAAGCCTATTCCTGTAAGCGAAGGAGTGGGTAAAAGCCGAAGGGAAGATTTGGGACTCAACACCGGTGTTGTGCACGAATTGCCTATTGATACTCACGCATACTAG